In Ignisphaera sp., a single genomic region encodes these proteins:
- a CDS encoding 2-hydroxymuconate tautomerase family protein: MPVVVVYMWSGVSREAKEKIIKGITKVFEELGIPAQAVEIIIHEVSKENWGVGGEPASEKFKEVKPP; encoded by the coding sequence ATGCCCGTAGTTGTTGTATATATGTGGAGCGGTGTGTCGAGAGAAGCTAAAGAGAAGATTATTAAGGGTATAACCAAGGTTTTTGAAGAGCTTGGAATCCCTGCCCAAGCTGTTGAGATCATTATTCATGAAGTTTCTAAAGAGAATTGGGGTGTAGGCGGAGAACCGGCAAGTGAAAAGTTTAAAGAGGTCAAACCACCGTAG
- a CDS encoding nucleotidyltransferase domain-containing protein → MSNLEKLVRLLTSSNVDVHEAFERIRAVVEYMGCRAVLIGSRAEGRAMPASDIDILVICKTLPQSMLEIGRIKAEIMDRANIDICSNVHIEIVTEDYAKYYLRKYSGISIGMDTVS, encoded by the coding sequence TTGTCGAATCTAGAAAAGCTAGTAAGGCTTCTCACTAGCAGTAATGTTGATGTTCACGAAGCTTTTGAAAGGATTAGAGCTGTTGTTGAATATATGGGGTGCAGAGCTGTGTTAATTGGTAGTAGGGCTGAGGGTAGGGCCATGCCTGCAAGCGATATAGATATACTGGTTATATGTAAAACACTACCGCAATCAATGCTTGAGATAGGGAGAATAAAGGCTGAAATCATGGACAGAGCTAACATAGATATCTGTAGCAATGTGCATATAGAGATTGTAACAGAAGACTACGCAAAATATTATCTTCGCAAATATAGTGGCATATCTATAGGCATGGACACTGTCTCCTAA
- a CDS encoding AbrB/MazE/SpoVT family DNA-binding domain-containing protein, which produces MALRLRVGRKGYIILPKAVRDVFGIDEGDELIVGIRDGIVLKPAKRGVDIEKLRESLRRHTEKLAASLKEESSDLVNWRKHILRRGLRGEGLYRFSTLHKLTVIICRILYVTVG; this is translated from the coding sequence TTGGCTCTTAGGTTGAGGGTTGGAAGAAAAGGTTATATAATTTTGCCGAAGGCTGTTCGCGATGTTTTCGGTATTGATGAGGGTGACGAGCTTATTGTTGGGATTAGAGATGGTATTGTTCTTAAGCCTGCTAAGAGGGGTGTAGACATTGAGAAACTCAGAGAGTCTCTGAGGAGACATACTGAAAAACTTGCGGCCTCTCTCAAAGAAGAGAGCTCAGATCTGGTGAACTGGCGAAAACATATCTTGAGGAGGGGTTTGAGAGGTGAAGGTCTTTATAGATTCTCTACTCTTCATAAGCTAACGGTCATCATATGCCGCATTCTTTATGTAACTGTTGGCTAG
- a CDS encoding DUF3782 domain-containing protein, with amino-acid sequence MVATSTTSNSSLKSEFLRLLKEDEEFRYAVAGLIGFGEVLKRLDRHEEELKRLREDFLIFVKEQEKRWEENNRRWEEAYKRFEAIENELKALREDFNRLHESVAMKMNSFERKLMALGARWGIESEEAFREGMRGIVEKILGVARTGRWIYRDEAGEVYGYPSIVEVDLAIKDDVHILVEVKSSVSKGDVAVFWRIGKLYEKVARVKPKLVIVSPYVDEKAVELATNLGIEIYTDV; translated from the coding sequence ATGGTGGCAACATCAACTACTAGTAACAGTAGCCTCAAGAGCGAATTTCTCAGGCTTTTGAAAGAGGATGAGGAGTTTAGATATGCTGTTGCCGGTCTTATTGGCTTTGGGGAGGTTTTGAAGAGGCTTGATAGGCATGAGGAGGAGTTGAAGAGGCTTAGAGAAGACTTCTTAATATTTGTCAAGGAGCAGGAGAAGAGATGGGAGGAGAACAACAGGAGGTGGGAAGAGGCATACAAGAGGTTCGAAGCTATTGAGAATGAGTTGAAGGCTCTTAGAGAAGATTTTAATAGGCTTCATGAGAGTGTTGCGATGAAAATGAATTCTTTTGAGAGGAAGCTCATGGCGTTGGGCGCTAGATGGGGTATAGAGTCTGAGGAGGCTTTTAGAGAGGGTATGAGGGGTATTGTTGAAAAGATTTTGGGTGTTGCAAGAACTGGTAGGTGGATCTATAGGGATGAGGCTGGCGAGGTTTATGGGTATCCGAGCATAGTCGAGGTTGATCTTGCAATCAAAGACGATGTGCATATTCTGGTTGAGGTGAAATCGAGTGTATCCAAAGGTGATGTGGCTGTGTTTTGGAGGATTGGAAAGCTATATGAGAAGGTGGCAAGGGTTAAGCCAAAGCTTGTGATAGTATCTCCATATGTAGATGAAAAAGCAGTTGAGCTGGCAACGAATCTGGGGATAGAGATATACACAGATGTTTGA
- a CDS encoding PIN domain-containing protein gives MERLVLDTSVIIEYIVLRSPYRPIVAKLFDKASTSGLKLYVSAITLSEVLYIASRIYQIAGVDDPNRKALDFIEWIKSRVEVIDINSDIALRAGELKKHLHIALPDCYVIASAEKVKATPLFKRIEDEMKPIINDLGKLGVKFLDEIKL, from the coding sequence GTGGAGAGACTCGTTCTTGATACCAGTGTAATTATAGAGTACATCGTTTTGAGGAGCCCCTACAGACCCATTGTTGCTAAGCTGTTTGATAAAGCATCAACAAGCGGGCTAAAACTGTATGTTAGCGCCATCACATTAAGCGAGGTGCTATATATAGCATCGAGAATCTATCAAATTGCTGGTGTAGATGATCCTAATAGAAAAGCCCTAGACTTTATAGAATGGATTAAGAGTAGAGTTGAAGTAATTGACATAAACAGCGATATAGCGCTTAGAGCCGGAGAGCTAAAGAAGCATTTGCATATAGCATTACCAGACTGCTATGTCATAGCATCTGCAGAAAAAGTCAAGGCAACACCCCTCTTCAAGAGAATAGAAGATGAGATGAAGCCAATAATAAACGATCTGGGGAAACTAGGTGTGAAATTCCTAGACGAGATAAAACTATAA
- a CDS encoding AbrB/MazE/SpoVT family DNA-binding domain-containing protein — MRVVLKVHRKGVIVLPKRLREAMRVGEGDYVVAEVVGEELVLRALKPMVVDVDPEVVEKILREEYDLEKARFSRMVSSGETRS; from the coding sequence ATGAGAGTGGTTTTGAAGGTTCATAGGAAGGGTGTTATAGTTTTGCCTAAGAGATTGAGAGAGGCGATGAGAGTTGGTGAAGGAGATTATGTTGTGGCTGAGGTTGTTGGCGAGGAGCTTGTTTTAAGGGCTTTGAAGCCTATGGTCGTCGATGTTGATCCGGAGGTTGTAGAGAAGATCCTTCGCGAAGAATATGATTTGGAGAAGGCTAGGTTTTCGAGGATGGTCTCAAGTGGAGAGACTCGTTCTTGA
- a CDS encoding HepT-like ribonuclease domain-containing protein, giving the protein MRGYLHLAIEAIIDVGMRLASLLRLGKPERYRDIAKMLRDCRILDGDEARKLELWIDLRNILVHGYAEIDYEKLYEALNEVEELEHLINKIYKYVADKNIDPKTNGCENLVARAREVLEKRSDIVFAYVFGSRATGGYGDKSDIDIAIYTESPLKWREFVELALELEDHLGNKSRLG; this is encoded by the coding sequence TTGAGGGGGTATCTGCACCTCGCAATTGAAGCGATAATCGATGTTGGTATGAGACTTGCATCGCTTCTGAGACTCGGCAAGCCCGAGAGGTATCGAGATATCGCAAAGATGCTTAGAGACTGTAGAATACTAGACGGTGACGAGGCCAGGAAGCTCGAGTTGTGGATAGACCTCAGAAACATACTAGTACACGGTTATGCCGAGATCGATTACGAGAAGCTCTACGAAGCTCTTAACGAGGTTGAAGAGCTTGAACACCTCATAAACAAGATCTATAAATATGTTGCAGACAAGAATATTGATCCCAAGACAAATGGTTGTGAGAACCTTGTAGCTAGAGCTAGGGAGGTGCTTGAGAAGAGAAGCGACATAGTATTTGCATATGTTTTCGGTTCGCGTGCAACGGGTGGATACGGGGATAAGAGCGATATCGATATAGCCATCTACACAGAGAGCCCACTCAAATGGAGAGAATTCGTAGAACTGGCTCTAGAGCTCGAGGATCATCTTGGGAATAAAAGTCGACTTGGTTGA
- a CDS encoding HEPN domain-containing protein encodes MLGDCTMFAEYDVEVGDEESHEHLVDLYRRRSRNALTRAMRDLEAGDYDGAVFDAEQAVQLYLKSIILEYTDATPRTHNLRKLLQVVGELLGASNEFKEFIKANKYKLHTLEDAYYSSRYLPKEFSKEDAEELVKFAEEVIKFVESRKASKASH; translated from the coding sequence GTGTTGGGCGATTGCACCATGTTTGCTGAATACGATGTGGAGGTTGGCGATGAGGAAAGTCATGAACATCTAGTTGACTTGTATAGGAGGAGAAGTAGAAATGCATTGACTAGAGCTATGAGGGATCTTGAGGCAGGAGACTACGACGGTGCGGTATTCGATGCTGAGCAGGCTGTTCAGCTCTACCTCAAATCTATTATCTTGGAATACACAGACGCTACTCCCCGTACACACAATCTTAGAAAGTTGTTGCAGGTTGTGGGGGAGTTGCTTGGCGCTAGCAACGAATTCAAAGAGTTTATAAAGGCAAACAAATATAAATTGCATACACTTGAGGATGCCTACTACTCCTCGAGGTATCTTCCAAAGGAGTTTAGTAAGGAGGATGCCGAAGAACTTGTTAAATTCGCTGAGGAGGTGATAAAATTTGTCGAATCTAGAAAAGCTAGTAAGGCTTCTCACTAG